From one Caldichromatium japonicum genomic stretch:
- a CDS encoding vWA domain-containing protein, with amino-acid sequence MIGLDSPWVLLLLPLPWAWMRLLPPAQEGPGLALRFPLPPGLAIRGDERRDAERPVHRLALGISAWVALVLAATGPYWAGKPIALAVAGRDLMLVVDVSGSMEQQDYERAGRPVSRLQVVQTAAGAFIERRQGDRLGLILFGSRPYLQVPLTFDRQAVAELLQEAVVGLAGRETAIGDAIGLAVKHLRDQPPGARVLVLLTDGASNAGALTPLEAAELAAQFGVKVYTIGIGGGELGVRSPLGLRWRGMGDEFDPKTLEEIARRTGGRYFTVGSREELEGVYAELDRLEPSARASGLYRPRRSLFVWPAALALLLSALIALDVFSPISLGRAMRPLQSILRGRRLRAG; translated from the coding sequence ATGATCGGTCTCGACTCACCTTGGGTCCTGCTTCTCTTGCCCTTGCCTTGGGCGTGGATGCGTCTGCTGCCGCCAGCTCAGGAAGGACCGGGGCTTGCCCTGCGCTTTCCCTTGCCACCGGGCCTTGCGATCAGGGGGGACGAGCGCCGCGACGCAGAACGCCCTGTCCATCGCCTGGCGCTGGGGATCAGTGCCTGGGTCGCCCTGGTCCTGGCAGCGACCGGGCCCTATTGGGCCGGCAAACCTATCGCGCTTGCGGTCGCCGGGCGGGATCTCATGCTTGTGGTCGATGTCTCGGGGAGTATGGAGCAACAGGACTATGAGCGCGCCGGGCGCCCCGTCTCGCGCCTCCAGGTAGTCCAGACGGCGGCCGGTGCCTTTATCGAGCGCAGACAGGGGGATCGCCTGGGGCTGATCCTCTTCGGCAGTCGCCCCTATCTCCAGGTCCCTCTGACCTTCGATCGCCAGGCGGTCGCCGAGCTCTTACAAGAGGCCGTCGTCGGGCTTGCGGGGCGCGAGACGGCGATCGGGGATGCCATTGGGCTTGCGGTCAAGCACCTGCGCGATCAACCGCCCGGCGCGCGGGTCCTGGTCTTACTCACCGATGGGGCGAGCAATGCCGGGGCGCTGACGCCCTTGGAGGCCGCCGAGCTTGCCGCTCAGTTTGGGGTGAAGGTCTATACGATCGGGATCGGCGGTGGTGAGCTTGGGGTGCGCTCGCCCTTGGGCCTGCGCTGGCGGGGGATGGGCGATGAATTCGATCCCAAGACGCTCGAAGAGATTGCCCGGCGCACCGGCGGGCGCTATTTTACGGTCGGCAGCCGCGAGGAGCTGGAGGGGGTCTATGCCGAGCTAGATCGCCTGGAACCCAGCGCCCGCGCCTCGGGCCTCTATCGCCCAAGGCGCTCGCTCTTCGTCTGGCCGGCGGCCCTGGCGCTCCTGCTCTCGGCCCTGATCGCCCTCGATGTCTTCTCCCCCATCTCGCTAGGGCGCGCCATGCGCCCTCTCCAGTCGATCCTGCGGGGGCGGCGCCTGCGTGCTGGGTAG
- a CDS encoding DUF4381 domain-containing protein, which translates to MDPELLAELRDWHLPEAPSWWPPAPGWWALLGLALLAAAALGLWSWRRQRARDPRRAARFELVRLRQALAADGDRRGHLAALSRLVRRVALAYYPPDQVAGLNGEAWLDFLDRTGGDGAFGRGVGRALVDAAHRPAPDGVDLDALHALIAQWIARQPARMGHIVHP; encoded by the coding sequence ATGGACCCTGAGCTGCTCGCTGAATTGCGCGACTGGCACCTGCCCGAGGCACCCTCCTGGTGGCCACCGGCACCGGGGTGGTGGGCCCTGCTTGGATTGGCATTGCTTGCGGCAGCGGCCCTCGGCCTTTGGTCATGGCGCAGGCAAAGGGCCCGCGATCCGCGCCGTGCCGCGCGGTTTGAGCTTGTCCGCCTCAGGCAGGCCCTTGCCGCCGACGGCGACCGGCGGGGCCATCTGGCGGCACTTTCTCGGCTTGTGCGCCGGGTGGCCCTGGCCTATTACCCACCTGATCAGGTCGCGGGGCTGAACGGCGAGGCGTGGCTTGACTTTTTAGATCGCACCGGCGGCGACGGAGCCTTTGGCCGAGGGGTGGGGCGGGCGCTAGTCGATGCCGCGCATCGCCCTGCCCCCGATGGTGTGGACCTCGATGCACTCCATGCCCTGATCGCCCAATGGATCGCACGTCAGCCCGCAAGGATGGGCCATATTGTGCATCCATAA